The Dermacentor silvarum isolate Dsil-2018 chromosome 7, BIME_Dsil_1.4, whole genome shotgun sequence genomic sequence ATAGGTGAAGATACTTATCGCAGTAGGGTTGGCAGCAATAGCTGTGAATTTGGCGTGTGATGACATGGGAGGGCAGTTGTTGGTACCGAAATGAAAAACTGAGTGTGCGCCAGTATTTTCATGTGACACCAGTCGACAAGTATTGCGGGGGAGCTGCGGCGGGCGGCTACTGTTCTTGAATACGCACTTCGGCTCCttctttcttgtttacatggAATGTAGCGACCAGAAAACATATCATACATTTGCAGTTTGGCAATTTGCTGAACGATGGTGCTGAAAGATTGTGTTTCCCGGGAAAATGTgaaccggtaaaaaaaaaaatttaactgtaatgggtcatattttgtgttCTCAATCATGAACGTTGCTGCCATGAAATTGTAATgggatcatatcaacgaggttctgcTGTATATTGGGAAATATCTGCCAAAATTCCACAGCTTCCTTgcttttccacaagaaaagtaaaaaatcCCTATCAAgtaaggggtcaggcaaggagacgcaatctctccaatgctattcactgcatgcatcGAAATATTCAAGCTATTAGTCTAGGAAGGTTAGGAGTGTGGATCAACAGTGACTATTTcaacaaccttcagtttgcagaccTCCTGTTCaccaacactggggatgaattacaaaAAGTGACTTGAGCACCTTAattggttgaagattaatatgcagaagacaaaggtaatgttcagtagcctggcaaggaaaccaTCATTGATGATTGCCATTCAGCCTCTTGAGTCAGTGCAGGAGTAtgattatcttggtcaattattcacaggggaccctgatcatgaggaggacatttgcagaagaataaaaaaggGTTGTAGTgcatcaccaaatcctgactggaaacCCTTACTGGACAGTGgaataccactgtcgttgaaaagaaaagtgtacaatcggtgcattctaccagcgctaacatatggggcagaaacttggaggttaacaaagaagcttgagaacaatttaaggactaCGCAAAGGGCAATGGAAAGAAAATTTGTAGGCGTAACGttgagagacgggaagagagcgttgtggatcagagagcaaacggggatcgcCGATACGCTAGTTGACATtgaaaagaaatggagctgggcaggccatgtaatgcgtaggatggataaccggtggaccattagggttacagaatggataccaagagaagggaagcgcagtcgaggtcggcagaaaaccagatgggatgatgaagttaggaaatttgcaggcgcaagttggaatacgctagcgcaaaaaATATATCTTGTGCATCACTCCAAATCATGTCAATAATGTGTGCGTAGGATTTTTGCTATGTCCTCATAAGGATCGTAACAATTTTACGTAAGCTGGCCACACATTTGTTCGCTTTAGTCGATCcaacagtttacagaactgcgccatttgtttttggtgcagagttgaAGTTTTCATCTTCGTACTTAATTTTTTGTGATTACCAATGTCTTGCAATTTTTTGAAAGGATTAGAAGCCTTAAATGATTCTGCTCTCTGCAGTCAGAATTTAGCTTACTAAAATCCAACAAACTTCATTCATATCAGTTTTGCAGTTGTCTGGTTACAATTCTGCATTTCGAGATTATTTTAATAGCGGTATCTGAGTTTGCCCCAAACTAAGGCTTGCTTTAACTAGGAGTCTAACAGATGACAGCACGATAGCAAAGTAATCCACATCTTGAATTTAAGTTGCGATTTTACTTTTCCATTGCAAATAGTCTGATTTCATGACGAACTTTACTATGCCACCACTGCCGCAAAGCTTGCTGGTAAGTAGTCCTAAAGGCAAATACATGGCAACTATGTCATAGCACAAACACCATGTGCTTCTTACCAAACCCGCTTAGCCCTCAAGATGAAAAGGTGTGGAGAGAACAAAAAGATTCTGCAATAGGAGCAGGGTTGAGGAGGCACACCCCTTAACCTcagcattcccctcaatgttgcgctGAACCAAAGTATAATGGGTTAGCAGGGAGGACTACTGTTGAACGTCAATATTATGAACACTGATATAATGAATTGGATGGGACGAAGTGAGTCTAAAATATTTGTCGCTGATGTCGGCCTGTAACAAATATAGGCTTTACAACAAACATTGGATATAAAGAAGCTATTTTCATGTCAAATGTAACTTGGTTATAATGAGGTTCCACTGCACAGTCATCATAGCTGGGGCGCTGCGTATGCACTTTGAACGCGGTAAAAGATTGGTCTAATTAGAAATGCAGGAGCACGATTTCTAAAGTGCATGGTGTATTTTCAAAGGGCGCTGAAAACTCGTCGGGGGCCATCCCATCCTCCGTGCTCCACTCACAGAAGGACAGCGAGACCAGCACTGGTCAGTTTCCATGCTCAAGGCTTCCAATCGGCATGCGAGTTGCGGTTGTCTTCCTCAGGCTGGGAGAGGAACAGAAGGTGAGCCCTGTTGCTAGAATTCCTTTTACCTATTGCTTTCCTAATCCAAGGAGAGTGCTTCTCTAATCGCATCATTTGGACTCGTTAAGGGATCTAAGCCTCGCAACTTCTGCTCCCCGGCCGGCACCACAGCTCCGCCTTCAAGCACCTCCTTAGGATGGTGGAGGACGCGGGGCTGGTATCTAACCTGTAAATGCGCTGCCCGCCGGCCGTTGTCAGCCATGGACGCTTTGACCGCGATGACCTTCTCTCTTGTTTCCTCGATATGTCCCCCTTCCCCAAGGTGCTGAGCCGTGCTGcttaaagggctgcagaaaatagcggcTTTTCCTCCTTACAATCAATGTCTCTCTTATTTAATATAATGTTAAATCTCAATGGGAGGGCTGTAGAGTTTTGTACTAGAGATACCTTAAATGGAAACCTGGTGTAGTCGTACTTGGACACAGTTAGTACAGGGCTAAAACGGCAAGGAGGAGCATAAGAACAACAATGCACAGCATTGACTTGCAACTATTCCTTTTGCCCATATGTCATTCTCATgtctatacagtagaaccccgctgatacatttttccataaaaaaaaaaaacgtaagagccgggaaacgcaagagccgagaaacaggaaagaTTGAGAAGTGAGAGTAGTGTTGAATTGCACACaacattattttaattcttagtgtgaaaaaaagtcatagtttcgcccgaaagccaaagcaccgattgtaatagcaaattagtagagagcttgtatacaaagtaaggatagtagttttatcgtccgtataaacttgtaaacagtcGCTTATATATTCGTCGCTATATAATAGTcgctatattaacaagcatggtgtcagcgtccgcaggcaaacatgaacacttcacactcgatgagcgcggacacgcgctgtcaaacgctggcgtgaagaagcaccgctgcagcagcgagcgaagtgaccttcgtgctgttgtctatcgcttcaacccaaactgagcacCAAgtacacacagcacgcacaaagctacgagccgccgacgcacctacactgcctagactctgctcccaacgtagatcgctttcaaggtacggcccGCCCGACCGCGCAtcaccgcgcagtacgcagttggtgccagagtacagtacaacgccgcccgctatccctcacTCCCTtgctcgccggtgcctcgagcgcaacagaagaaggcgcacttcctccccgcttttctctCTTGCTcgcgcgagatttagccgcggtcgtcggctccccttgcacactttcgctcgcacataatgcgcgcggcgacgacgctatcgcccttgaactttatacggaacatctatgcgccaaaaccaattttagagccacaacgcgtcataaatgccatctttagatagcaaatacggatctcaaaggccatgcttttgctgacGGAAACCGAGAACACATCATAGGTGTCACCCCAgtactttgggcggccaatcccatctCAAGAtgccaagccaagcgacatgaaaagccaaaatggccgctcgggccggcgcggggtggcagttcgcaatgtatgaagtgggaacggtcccacagttgcgacgcaacagcggggttaccaatgcatttggttctatgggagctatgctggggccggccgaaaacgacgtaacagccgggaaaacgcagcacccaggaacgtaacagcagggttctactgtacttaTGATTTTAGCGCTCGTCATTTTCCCAGGCCGGCAGATCAACTGCCGAATCGAATTAGTGCTTCGGCACTAGTGTTCACGCGCATTGCCAGTACAGCACTGTGTGCACCATGGTAACAGTGAGTAATACAGTCAAGAACAATATGAGAGAGAACACCATACTTGTGATCGGGTGCGAACCTGGCATTTTGATATGTAATAAGTAGTTTTCTCATTGCATGTATAGTGTTATGAAACAGTTTTATGGAGGGCATGTGttctaaggcgaaagcctttaatggctcatacacgcggcgtccgtccgtccgtccgtgccctggaacggtgccagctgtggcctctcccccttacactctctcagcaatcacggaatagcacagcggcgcgcgcggcaatgctccttcgtcagacgtctcattgcagcagtcgagttagtcggatggcatCGAAGCGGCCcagtgatgattccacggcaagcggttcggagaagcgccacaagaatgtggattcccccgataccaaacgccagaagaagaatgagcgaatgcgcatgcggcgggCTAACATGTCACCGGGCACCAAGGCCAGGGAAGCGGAAAGAAagcggcagcagcgagtggccgcgtcaccgggcaccaagggattccactgggagtgtcatgcacaaaaaaacaaaagacaTGGCATAGTTAGTCGAATGGCCAGAGGCTTTCGCCGAatacactttggaatttacaaagtgtccttcaaattttTGGTCACTACAGTCTCCTGAAAGAAAACTTGGTTGGGTACTCTCTCTCACATTGGGAACTGCCCTTCAAGGAACGTTGTGATTTATGCAGGATATTTTCAAGATTGGTGTCGCTTTCTTTGCagaattttcatttatttattatactcTACTTTTATTTGCCCCAAATAGCCACTCAGCGCCTCAGTGCTCCAACCAATGAGTTGGGTGTTTAGAAATACTAAGTGTTGTTTCTTTGGTTACCTTTACATGCTAGGTAATCTACCTGCAAGAGGTGTCGGCTCTACGGGACCTTATCAAAATGGTGAAGTGTCTCAGCGCTGTGGCCTCCAAGGAGAGCCAACATATCGAGGAGCCCGTTCCAGGTGCCCTCGTTGCTGTTCTGCATGGCAAGGACTCGACGTGGTACCGTGGACAAATTGGCTCCGTTCACTGCGACGAAAAGGATGCAGCAAGTGGCAATGGGTACGTTTGGCACTCCAGTCTAGGTAGAATAGAAGGGCGGTATTCTCGGTCAATAATTTTCAAGTGATCTTGCATTATTAAGCACCGGACTTGACGGTATCCTTGACACAGCACCAGGAACGCTTTCGCCCATAGAATGCCAGCGGGTCCAGTGTTAATCGCGTGAAATCTCGTGAAAATAATTTTTTCCCTGAAGTCGTCAACCGAGGATACCGTCCCAGAAGAGTGTGTCTCAAGTGCAGCTGATGAACAGGACATTGAGCGGGCCAGCCTGCATTCGTGGTAAAAGACGGCATTGTTAATAGCTTGAACAACACTTGCAGTTAATACTGTATTTTCTCACGTatgacatacagggtgtttcacttaacttgggccgaacattaaaaatatgaaaataccacgtagcttgacagaaccaaggtaatgttgtttgccgtcgctcggataTACTCGGGTTATCTTTTGcattttgcctaattacataattagtcttaattcattaatcaacttctcaatgaaaagtgtcaatgagaaaattgtagagcaacacgagaagctctcgatacagctttctgttgctcaatacgtggtacataagtgtttttgcgagcgtgaaagaagccaacgaatacacgcaaaattgcggtgcgactggctgctcgaggcactttgcatgtattcgcgggcgtctttcacgctcagaaaaacgcttttatgtagcaagtattgagcaacaaTTCCCTCACTGACACCCTTcatctaattatctaattaggcggaatgcaaaaaatctgagtatctccaagcgatggcaaacgtTACCtggcttctgtccagctacgtagcatttgcatatttttaaaccttggcccaagttaagtgataCCCCCTGTATACTTGCGCATGACCTCACCAATGATTGCAAACCTCGGAAAAGAGGAAAAATTGTAGATCTAAGCAACCTCTAGTGACTTGCATCTAGTGTAACCAGATTCGTCTGATGCCAAAGCAAGACAAGGGGGGCGAGGTGTTCAACATCATTCAACAACATTCGACATTATTCTAAAGGTTAAGTTGGGTTAGATCGAAAGATTTGGCTTCTGTAATAACAGATTCGTCATTTGTAgtgagaacagagcttttgtaagtgAGAAAATTATGCAAATGGAAAATTCTAGTGGTGCCACCTGTTTTGGACAATGCTATCTCACGTGTGACATCAGCACTGGCTGGTTCACGGAGAGTAGCAGAGAGAGCGGTCGCATGAGGATTGCCGGTATTGCCGTGGGCGATTGAAATTGTGGACCAGCAGCAGTACATTCAGTGGCAATATTTATGCATCAGTCGTATATTGACACACAGAAAATGATGATAGACTTCTACACAAATAATTAGGGGTGGGctaatatttgaagttttgaatACGAACTGAATATTGCACACTTACTATTTGTATTCATATTCGAAAGtgaattaccgtatttattcgaatataaggcgaggttttTTTCCGAAAACCGCGGCCTCAAAGTCTACCCCCGCCTTATATTCGAGGTAAACATCAATCATTGCTTCACAGTCGGTAAAGGCACACTAATATTTTCtttgcatgaaaatgtaaataaTTCTGAATATTTAACATTATAACGCTATTACATGTTTGTGCTGCAATCAAATGGGTCATCGTCAGTgagaacgggggaaaaaaagaaaacgatctGACGGCAGTTGCCTTCGCAAAGGCAGCGGCCGAGAATGTCGCGGGCTCCGAGATCAGCAACGGCGCGTCGCGGGAAGTCATAAAAAGTCAAAAACAGCCAGCGAAAATCCAGTATGTTTTAATCCACAAGCCGAGTTCAAAACCGCAGCCAGCTATTCGGCCACTTTTCCATGTGCGTTTGCACGCGCTTGTCTTTTGTGTTCCCTCGCTGGTGTAGCGGCAGCCTCCCGTGACCTTTGTTAAGAGTGTACGCTACCTTCATTCGGCGTGGCATTTGACTGGATTACCTACGGGAACCTTTCCGTTGCGACTAGTGATCATGGCAAGTCGTCGTTGTCATTACGTTGCGGCATTCAAGAGAAACGTGATAACCGATGCCGAAGCTTTGGGCAACTGCGCTGCAGGTCGAAAGCACGGCGTCCCAGAAAACAACGTGCGTCGTTGGAGAAAAGAGAAGGAGGCCCTCTGGCGGGATCTCTCGCCTTATATTAGTGTGCaaacttttttccttttttgcggTCCTTCAACTCCCCCCTCGCCTTATAATCGTGaccgccttatattcgaataaatacggtattcgGTATTTTCAAATAGTATTTGAAATTAAGCGAATATTCCGGAAGAACTGACTGTTAAAGTCTAGTCGCTGCTCACCGTCCGCTAAACAGTGTCGCAAATTATCGTAAGTGAAACAATAACAAAATTTTTCGAAGAAATGCAGtaacaaaatgggtaatgcaagctttATTTCCAGTTTTGCGGCGGGAACATGCATGACAGCctgtaattttcttttctttttttttttgcttgtagtctctttatttcactcactcagactgcttatacagttaaacctgggtatgacgaaattgacaaattcctgaaaagctttgttataaagaggatttcgttatatgcaggttcggcacgaaaattcgaaaaagaaacgcttaccgtatttactcgattctaacgcgccctcgattgtaacgcgcacctgttttccgttttcgtcgaagcactcatcttTGGAAcatcacaccaggtactggatgcgtggacgcgtgtcgtttcacaCAAGCGCGAGGTATCGGAAACGAacagcgagcgtcacgatggcgtcgtatagtgttacagtagaaccccgctctTACGTTCCCGGATAATGCGTTTGCAATGATGGCAAGGGCCAGCAGAGcgctggactaggggccccgaccatttgCGCCGCCCTGTCTTCAGGGGCAACACAATTTCTATGtgtgcaaataaagtttattctctctctcgcaTCGCATTATACCGGCTCCATATTGGAGGTCAGTTAGGAGTTTGTACGGCTCCGGCGGTGAAAGTGAACGCCATGGTGCTGCAGTCCAGCCTACTGGGAGCCAGCACTAAGAACAGCCGACCACGGCCCTGCTTGAATGCAGCAGCAGTTGCCCAGTTCGAGTGAGGTTGTGAGAAGGCAAGCAGGCCCCTAGTACTTCCAAAGGGTGTAAGGAATTGGTTACGCAGCTTTGCGGTGCTTGATTTATCAATTGTCACATTGGCGTACATCTCTGaaggttctttttctttccttcatcCGTGTTTAGCCGTAGCTGTACTCGCTGCTTTATGCTTAAATAAGTGTGCTTCCACCTCATGTCGCTGGCATCGCGAGTTTTGCCTTCAGGTACAGCTTCACAGCAATCCAAATTGTGCATTCAAACGTGGCTTCAAGGCAACGAGCTTCGTGTAGTTGCCGGGAAATTGGATCGGGAGGCAAAAAATTTGCATGTTCGGTTCGCCCACGGCTCgcactcagtttttttttttccctaggtCATATGGGCAAAAATAGGATGGTTTAACGAACGGTTTCATTCTATTTTGCAGGATGAACCTAATGGGAACATCGATGGATATCGTACCACATTTTAGCGCCAGTTGCTGTCAGCTGGTGCTAAATTCACGGTTTCTGCTAAATGCAAATGACTTCATTACCACCTGGACTTATATTATGCAATGTTAACATGTGCCTTAAAGTACACGATCAAAAAGTCAATTAGTAGGGGAACTTTGTTAATTACCTTACAGAACATTGTCACTTGTCGTTCAAGTAATCTCCACCACCTATTCACAGTGTAATGTGCTCAGAGGGGTGGAGTTCGCGATACCTGCCGCAGGTAGCATATTTAAGCGTTTGTTCCAAGTAAAGAGACAAGGACAAGCATTGTACGTTGTCATTGACACCCTGTCATATCACAAATGTCATCGCTCGGTTTCTGCACAGGTCAATAAAGAAGGTGCGGGTGTGGTTCATTGACTACGGGCGCTGGGACGACGCACCTGTGAACTGCCTGCGCCCTCTGCCAGACACTTTCGAGCGGCTTCCCGGTTTTGCAATTCCGGTCACCCTGCACGGTCTGCACAAGGTCCGGCTACCCAAGGACGTCGCGTTCGAGGGGAGTTTTCTCGACGCCGAGGTGGTGACCAATAGCGAACAGCAGTCGGTCCGACTCTACATCCGCAACGACGACCTTTGTCTGAACGACACGCTTGCCGTATACGCAGAGTCCACCAGTGAGCCGTCTGCGGCATGACAGCCATGTTTGAGATCCGCTTAGAAACTGTCTAAGCACTGCAACTCCACCTTCAGAATTGTGCTTAGGAGAGGAAAATGCAGTACTGTGAAGAGTCGCAATGCAGTGTAAATTATTTTCTATGGATGCCTGAAAGGTGGTTGAGTGAGTTTCAGTGTATATTGCATTAACATGGCTTCTCCCTTTTACTTGCAATGGCGAATTTTATACTTTATGGTTTCATTGGTTTGTAGATCTTTTTGCGTAAAGTCTCTTTTCTGTCAAGTGCCTCCCAGATGTCTAAGCATAATGTATGTTGCGATAATCGGCGTTTGCATTCGCTCGTGTCAGCTTGTCTCGAGCCTATATTTTGTCATGTGTCTAATCACAAAAAATGAAAAGGGGAGAGGGGAATTTGCAGAGATATGCACCAAAACCTCGGAGGCAACAGCCATCATTCGCTGAGTGCATCGTTCACCACAGCAGATGCAAAGACTCGCAGTATGACTTTTACCTTGTGAAATCACGCTTAGCAAACTGTTGCACTATAAAAGAGAAGTGCCAGTTAACACAGTCAGAAAGCGATAGCCGATACCGTTCCACTTACTGTAATTGTGTAGTACTGTGTTGTGCCAGTGTTTGTTGTGTTTTAGTTGAAATATATTTTCGGGCAAGAGTCGCAGAACTAAAAAAAATCGGATGAGTATGTCCTGGTTTAAAACACAATCATTTTTGTTTTGTCACTCTTGCCCTAATATGCCTTTAGTGTTTATGTACAATTTAAATGTCTCACCTCTTTCGTTACcactagaaatgtgctcattttcgaTGTCATTatgtttaaaatttttatttcatGACCTCGTTGTTGCAACTTATACTGCAATGCATAAATTTATAGCTTATTGGTGTTTTGAATTGGCACGTAGCAGTAATAATTGCTGAGACAATTTTTTAGAATCCTTATGTGAAGCTTCAAATAAGCACCTCAAGGAAcacgaatgaaagtaataatttgctatttttagtataaatactgagtaaaaaaaaaaatctgaaatatgCAAAATATGCACCAGCTTCCTAGTTCCCAACTTTTGTAAGTCGAATCACTCATTAAAATTCGTATGAAGATTTGTTGGCATCAATACTAGCTGTGGAGATGCTGATGCTGTGCgggaaagcagtagcttcgcAAATTTGAAAATGGGTAAGCTCCTATTGTACagggagcatttgtttttactGCATGCTTTAAGCTGTGTGGTTAGTATCGTGAGCGCTGAAGTGCTGGCATTCTCAGGGGGCACCTGGGCCCCCAGTGCCCCCCCctgctctggatccgccagtaTCATGACCGTCCACCGTTGTTGAGACAGTGTTAAAGCAGCTTATATGTTGGATGAGAAAATTGACAACCCgaaagaagcttctgtgtcttcactgctgctgtcatttaaaaattgTTGCCAAGTTTTTGCTAGGAACACTGTAGGCTAGTTTTGACGATACCTCCAGTAAAAGCTTTATTTTTTCCAGACTTCCCAATCTGCCAAAAATTGTAAAATCTGGCAAATAGCTACAGTTTAGTCATAATTTCAGACGGTGCATGATGTTGCAAGTAAAGGAATTCTATTAGAAATGTTTAACAACCCATTGAAAAACTATCAATTTCTATAGGCACGCTAACAAAGGAGTTAATTCTTGCTGTTATGCTTGTGGTGCATCATGGTTGTTGAGTGGTTTTGTAATTTTGATAATGCATGCTGAAAGATGTGTGTATTGATAAGTGTAATGCGTGCCCCTTCTGACAAATGTAcaccttttttttccccctcttttttttttttttgaggtgcaTGTTACATCATAACTTTTGGCAGTTCATTATATATAGTCTGCTGACATCATTCACTCATTTCTCATCCAATTAAGAATGCATCCCTTATCCGTAAATGAATTGGGATTCAACTGCAGATACTTGCCTTCGCAGAAGTAGCAAATTCCAGCATCGTTAAGTTGTGGTGGTGATTGTATAGCATTGGAAATGAGTTAAACATATGTGCAACAATAACTGTCCCTCTAGGGCTGACGTCCAAGCAGTGTTCCTATTGACACTCCAGGTGATTTCTCGAAAATGTCTAGTTTATAGTTGTCTGCAGGTGGTACTGTTAGCGTTATTGAATACCCTTGTCCAGTCAGCATGAACCTGTGAATTTAATGTACAGGAACAAATAAAAAATTGTAAAACTTCGTTCAGCATACTTCCTTTCAGTGAGTAGCAGCAAATTAGGCAGTGATGACACTTGTTCTGCAGGGAGGCGCTGATAATTGCACACAAAACAGTGATGTGGGTTAATCAGTTGCATTTAGAAGACGTGCACAAGGTGACATCAAACGACAGTGTTACACCTCCACTGTCTCGTAATCGTGAATGCAAGTATACACATAAACATGTACACGATCCTCCCTTCACAGCAGCGCAGCACGCAAGTGAGCAAGCTGGTGCAAGTGCCAGAGGAAGGTCGCCATGCTCTGTTACCACGTTGGCCACCTTCTGTGGCATGACGCGTGTACACCTCCTGGGAAACTGAACTAAAATTGTCTCGTGAAAAgttagtaaattatttagggtgctcTGAGGCTTGCCGTAATTTGTTGTGAGGTTTCCAGGTCCAGAACCTCCATctaacacacaaaaaagaaacgataaatcGAAAATATGCCAGTAATGTTAAGGGCCGCGGATACTATGAGGGACATTAAAGGAGTACCGATATGACACAGTGGTTAAACAGCTGTGCCAAGAGCAGTCCTTTGTGCCATCCCACTCTAAAAAGGCATTTTAGTGAAAAATTGCACCAAGCCTGTGCTAAACTAAGTTTTAAGAATGAAAGCCTCCTTCTGTTGATGGCTACCTATACTGCTGCcacggtcatcatcatcatcatcctgaaaGTCAATGGAGCAGAAATAGCCTTTATACAGCCAATGTCATCTGTTCTTCATTTGTTGCTGCACTTTTGTTGCCTTTCTTTTTGATGGACGTTACAATGTACTACCGCCGTACGGTCTTCTTTGGCGCCAGTTGTGCTGCAATTTCGAGGAGGAtgcatacagtcgaacccgggtatattgaaccgacatataacgaattacagtgtataacgaacagcagtaaaatcgcCTTGAAGATTATTGTATAAAATTTGTATTTTATATATGGAATTACCTATAtcaaactttttttgtgatccccttcagattctatatatctgggttcgactgtatatatccCCCTTGTGCAGCTTGGTATTCCTTGTAAGATCGCGGCACGGAGCTTGCTCAAGGAGGATGTCGGGTCATAAAGAAGCCTCAAATAATGTCTGGTCGCACATTGCTTAGTATAGTTGGCGGGGCGActtaaaaaatattttgtaatACATGTACTCAACTGCAGACATTTTATTTGCTTCTGAATATGGGACCTTCTTTGCAATCCTGCATGATCGGAAGAGCAAATTGCGGGGTTGTAATTTAATCGGCTCTGACAtccctgtcaaaaaaaaaaacgcaattgactccaattgggaaatttccatTCGTAAATTagaactggaccaattgaaccaactggaacgtggCCAATTggttttgttggagtgaccaattgtacccaatgggtgccaattggtttcaaaccaattggttggaatgaccaattgcaccTATGGGCAATACCAATGCACATATATATACCACACACAGCAAACCTAAATAAGATTCctagctgtcagaaacaggtttgctatagccttagtactgcatgcacatatagctataactcatccagtttccttgaatgggttcataaactgaaagtatgatttcccagttggtaatgttctagctagtttattcctattggtagtccaattagactcagttgggaatgtaaggtgggcctagcgaGTTCAAACTGGCAAGTTCAATTt encodes the following:
- the LOC119457961 gene encoding uncharacterized protein LOC119457961, with amino-acid sequence MASESTKLEQLKAILAKAKRSAASGVNSPNQYTTNANDIIGSSSPVSPVRKTGSIQNCQPIESRLPPTDGAGEHDQSPQQATMHQLSNTEQVGLSKLDRLKAVLEESRRKKAASPQNVPPPLMPASCKEALPNCIRPVASNKCHEKDSVQSVAVQTTSPEQTSEKAKRLKELLERQARKKATMHLLSSPTPPVLNQVSNHGEKGAENSSGAIPSSVLHSQKDSETSTGQFPCSRLPIGMRVAVVFLRLGEEQKVIYLQEVSALRDLIKMVKCLSAVASKESQHIEEPVPGALVAVLHGKDSTWYRGQIGSVHCDEKDAASGNGSIKKVRVWFIDYGRWDDAPVNCLRPLPDTFERLPGFAIPVTLHGLHKVRLPKDVAFEGSFLDAEVVTNSEQQSVRLYIRNDDLCLNDTLAVYAESTSEPSAA